The stretch of DNA cacacacacacacacacacacacacacacacacacacacacacacacacacacacacacagttcccttCCTCGACCCATTAGCAGCCAACAAGAGAGTTGCTGCACATCTTGCTTATGCCACACGGTTATTCTGTAGCATTGTATTATTTTATTAGTGTTCTTTTGCAATGGACACAGACACAATGGTACATTGACAAAGTTTATTCTGAACAATATAGCATATAGCAGTGATACATAATACAAGCCAACTTGCTCTATGGTCAGATTGGACCCATTATGTCTCATGTCTTGGTCCCATACATGGGGCTATTCTTTATTTGTCATCGGTGTCAGATGCCGATTGTCCTCCTTCTACACTTGCTCCTTCCATCATCCCGCTGCTCACAATCTCCATTTCATCTATTCCGCATAGTGGCAACTAGGTAGAGAGGAACACACGACACACCACAGTCTTCATCGAGTACCAGACGTCTTCCATGTCATAAACGGGTCCCTCGTTCAAGACGTGTACCATGTTCTTGGGACACCTAGGGCCGGTCTCAATCCTAGTCTGATGCTGTAGAGTTTGATCCATCTCAATAGTGAGGCACACATCAAAGTCGTCTTGGGTCAGTTGTCTGAAGTCGATGCTTGACACCTGCAGCGGAGTCCGTGGAGCCTTGGCAGCAGCACGTAGGGAGTTGAGaaatgagttacagttcatgtaagccCTATACAGATATACGTGATAGGCGCTATGCATATACGAGCGCCGGTGTATATCGTGTACAAGGGCCGTCGTTCTTCCGTTGCCCTGAACAGAGATCGAAGTCTTGCCTCTGTCCTAGCTTGACATCATGACTTTGAAAGTTACTGTGAACGGAGGGTCTGCTCTAGCACACTCGAGCATATGGTTGAACTTATCATCTGTATCCGTATCATCTCTATTGGTATCATTGGCTGTATTTTTCCAACCTACGCTAGGGGAGTGTAGGGGAGGATGTATCCAACCATGGATGATTCAGTATGGTTATGAAGAAAGCCTAAGACCTAGTTGCCATGTAGCCATGGTTGGAGGAGCCAGCCTTGGTTGGACAACAGGTGTGTTGTTGGATACTATAGCCACTTTGAACGGATTAGTCCAATCCAGACATGTTTGGAAGAATCCCCACTGCGGTAACATGCATAGTTGAACatgtctgctgtgtgttggggaaGGAGGTGATGTTGGCTACTGTAGCCCTGGTCGGACGAGACACTACAGCCACGGTCTGATACCCATGGTTGGTGTTGGAGCAATGGACTACTGAGAACGCTTTAAAGGCATTGCGTCTCCAGACTGTAACAACACATGCTGAGTCTCTCCTCTAAGCAGCAGAGTTTACATTCGCACCAGGACACTCTAGGTTTACCCTGTGTGTCACAGTGGCAACCATGTCTCATTCACCAGCCCCTGAGGATGCACATCTGGCCACACTCACTAAACAGATACTAGACCTGATGGGGAACGTGAACACTTTCACCTACATGTCCGTCAACGCGCTACTGAATCTAGACACCAAAGGCCATCGCAGACTATACGACGTACTTTGCGCCCTGGAAGGTATTGGACTTCTGAGTAAAGATAggaagttatacacatggaaacGACAATGGTATCAGTTGCCGATATTTAAAGACAATAGTATGTCACGAAACATTGGAACTGTGTATCGCTATGTGCGCAATAACCCAGGGATGTTCATGGTACAGGACTTGGTTAGGGATTGGGTATTCCACTACGCAGGATGTATGACATTCTCAGGGTGCTGGCTTTAATTGGTGTTGTCACAAAACTGAGGGTAGGATGCTACGAAACTGCGCCACAGTCGGTGTGTTCGGACCCAGAATGGAAACGGGTTCTGGAAACCATCTGGGGTGGTGGCTCATCTGAAGTGCAAGTCGTGGAGAACCAATTACCAGAGGATATGTCTATTGACAGTAATGACATTGGATCTGACACCCACATCATACAGATTGACTCCCCTGAATTCCCCTTGCTTTATATCCACGATGATGGCGTGGTATGGGAGGCCTATATCGTAGATAATAATTCCGGAGTAGAGTCAGTGTGGCTCTCGGTGGAGTGGAACGGTACCCAGAGAGACTGTTACAAACGTGAAGTGCAGTGTCTAGACATCGAAACTGCGTTTGATGGGTCCAAGGGCACCCTGCGCGACTCTCACAAAAGTGAAGTGCTATGTATGGACACTGAGGACCTGCCATCGTACACCTTTGATACTCACGACATCCTGATGAACATTCCTGAATGCAGGGTTGATTGGACCAACGCAGACAGTCTACTAGAATCCTTATTGTGGTTAGATAAGGACTCTGACAGCAACCCTGAAGCAGTAGTTGATTttgaacaggacagtacctgtccTACACCCATGTCTATCACTGATGTACTACACATGGCTGTACTCTGTCTGTAACTACACTGTTGAATTATACCATTGtacatatatctatgtaactacacTGTTGACATAAACCATTGCAAATATATCACAAATAAATGCTATGCCTTGATGTATCTGTCTTGTGTACTTGGACGAATGTATAAAGATATACTGTATGCTGCACTCGTGTGGTATTTGTACCAATGTTAGACACCAAACACAAATGTGGTTCACTCATTTATTAGCCTTTACGGTACATAATCGTAACATCATATACCCAATCTCACGAAGTGGTAACAGGTAAAAGGACTCTTGTGAAAGTCACATAACCAACAAGGTCATTGCTGCCCCAATACCAGCCAATCCGACAAAAATCATGAGGATTGGACTCGGGGTCTGCTACTGGAAAGAAGTCCACGAACCCGTTCTGGGAACATTCAAAATAAACATTAGATTACAGGTAGACAGTGACAATGGTGGGGGGCACGTCTTAGTCATTACTGAACGTACCCAGGAGTTGTGTTCGACTAGCCACTCCTTGTGGTGAGTGAGCAGGTATGCCGATATCTCCTCTCCCACCAACTCCACACAGTTGTCTCTCCCCTTGTCTTTCAAATACTGACACATCGCAGTCCCAAAAGATGTCAGGCTGGCAACACGGCCCCAGTTAACGGTCCCGTCTTGGAAGATGATATGGGCTAGTGCAGTGAGAAACTTCACCTCATCCCCTCTGTCATCCACGTAGAGTATGTTGATCATACCTTTAATGGCCATATCACAAACATGTCAAATGACTCTGTCACTGGCTAGTGTTAGCTGTTGGTGTCAGTGTCACAAGTCAATACCTACCATTGTATGCGTATCTGTGTTTCCCTAGCAATTGGCCAACAACTCTACTCATTGTCGACAGAGCTTTGCTTTCGTTCCACCCAGGTTTCAGAAGTCCCGTATACTGTCCTAGGACGGATTTAATAAGTTTCCTGGTGTTGGTGTCCAGGGCTCCGGCCTGGTGAAGCGCATCACAGGTTTCCATATGTGATATCTTCATTGTGTGCGTTTACGCCTGGATGGCAGCCTATGGTTAGCCTGTGTCTTCAATGGTAGTCTGCAAGCTCACAACTACTCAGGATCCCTTTACAGTGTTGACACTTATATACACATGCAACGTCATGGGAGTTATTCACCCTAGCTCTAGCACTGACAGAGTGCAACTATTACACCAGGGGTAGCATATGCCTTATGCAGTAGACAAGGACAAAAGAGGATATCAAAGGAGTGCTTCATGTTACGTTTATTTAAATACATCAACACTTCATTCAAACTACCGTAGGTGGTAACAGGCTCATAGAATGTGTTATATCAAACAGGCTCATAGAATGTGTTATGGTTGTTACAGCAAGAGGTAATTTGCAACAACATAGAAAGGTAACATGTCAAGGTATAAGAGTGATATTCTTCAGCCTCATCCGAAGAGCTTTGGACATCTCATCGCAGCGCGGGTTATGTCCCTGGGAGGGTAGATACCTTCCCTGGATGGTGAGGGCGCTGCAGACGACGCAGCGGTTCAGCCCTCGGATTGAAGTGTATCCGTAAGCCGAGTTGGTGAGGGTATCAGGGAAGGCGATTGTTCCCTTCCTGTACCGTTCCTTCCCCAGTATGAGCACTATCTCGTCTTCTCGATTGGTGTACCTATCCGCGAGGTACCTACAGTGTCCGCCTCTGTTGTATACGTGGTAGATGTGCTCACCCAGTAGGGTATCGTTCTCAACAAAGCTGTTGATTTGGAGCTTACACGTCCAGCAGTTGTGTGTGTCAACCGTGTGTGGAAGGTGCCACATGTTGGCAGACTCTCCAAGTACACCGAAGTTTGTGGTGGTGTCGTACGCTAAAGCGCTATCTGTTTCGAGGCATCCCCAGCTGTACTCATGTCCAGGTCCTTTCCTAGTGAACAAAGGAGTGCTGTCGATAGACCCTGCCAGTTTGAGATGCTTTAGCTTTGTCTTGAGACGGTTACCAATCTCAGGGCATGCGATATAATGATCTTGGCCTGGTGGCGATGTACAGATCATGCAATGTTTGGTACCTGCGATTGTAACGTAGCCATCATTGGAGTACAACATGAACTCGGGGAATGGTAGCATACCGCTTTGGAACCTCAGCATCCCTTGTAGGATGGTAAGCTCCTTTTCACGCCCCTTGTACTTGAGCTTCACATATCGACACTGTCCTTCCCCGCGCAGCACGTGTTCCTTTAAACCAGGGTCACCTCTTTTGTATCCGGAGAGTTCTATGTTACAATCGGTACACTTATACGTGTCGTAGGTCCCAGCCACGTGCTTCATGACAT from Oncorhynchus keta strain PuntledgeMale-10-30-2019 unplaced genomic scaffold, Oket_V2 Un_contig_21914_pilon_pilon, whole genome shotgun sequence encodes:
- the LOC118379572 gene encoding LOW QUALITY PROTEIN: induced myeloid leukemia cell differentiation protein Mcl-1-like (The sequence of the model RefSeq protein was modified relative to this genomic sequence to represent the inferred CDS: inserted 2 bases in 1 codon), whose product is METCDALHQAGALDTNTRKLIKSVLGQYTGLLKPGWNESKALSTMSRVVGQLLGKHRYAYNGMINILYVDDRGDEVKFLTALAHIIFQDGTVNWGRVASLTSFGTAMCQYLKDKGRDNCVELVGEEISAYLLTHHKEWLVEHNSWNGFVDFFPVADPESNXLMIFVGLAGIGAAMTLLVM